A genomic segment from Bombus huntii isolate Logan2020A chromosome 13, iyBomHunt1.1, whole genome shotgun sequence encodes:
- the LOC126872289 gene encoding GATOR complex protein Iml1 isoform X6, producing the protein MKLYKLIVHQKTFSEEDLIINPKDHPSIKTGDVVEIYHPEVEFSRLLLQVTSFKEDLQGRETISVENNVATMFQLRTFADVYMNVVNPDDVALDSIELTFKDQYLGRSEMWRLKNSLVNTCVYMNKKIEFCGGSIRCQVYEMWSQGDRVACGVITNDTKVVFRSSTSMVYLFIQMSSEMWDFDIHGDLYFEKAVNGFLADLFQKWKKNGSNHEVTIVLFSRTFYNANSLEEFPNHMRECLQHDYRGRFYEDFYRVVVQNERFEDWSNVLVQLRKLFTDYQKIVLEYHQKSGVSIPKAVNSTAAQGNFLEVLNMSLNVFEKHYLDRSFDRTGQLSVVITPGVGVFEVDRELTNVTKQRIIDNGVGSDLVCVGEQPLHAVPLLKFHNKDTSVNAPDDYSMPHWINLSFYSTNKKIPYSTFIPRIKLPQRVSKQSAETGKLQCKSKLLQEDAKECLHNTLFDYDAYDAQVFQLPSVHTSSSLQRVTTRTKKTSVASMETHNNAHILKLLKRKMSDPDIHHPPPESHSPPAATRSAAILIPSRTDDVTSSESNGEANESRISVKSDLTDSEISPPFRPVVGSAGSPTNTISQPTTIRPSRALINPFDPSHVTIKLTSNRRRWTHIFPKGPTGVLIQQHHYQAVPTQMCSEPQSDATSTISGSPMEHNDVSNSNQFQDHTKNKPQRLNLLLSSTDKSGNPISSTGNKSLTLLWGATGEQEWTPALTTAIIGVDWKSLTIPACLPITTDYFPDKRSLQNDYVVSDYNLLPDDVNTDFAQQRAIYKKPLTTAEVFKELVSQRLAQGFQLIILPQNNQNQSHTPGSNAVPAISSVMRGRQTESEPKEEYLLSIGRIFHKISLFDNCITVTRYRPRHPYPPFNIHYLYRFHAPHHDTYEVSWVSFTTEKLENYNWNYLDHYICTRGHTDFALVEALKYWRFRVFLLPLHNSATRKFLEGSSRCDIYTPLTTSEQVSLLDGFLRFIELWPNKIRRPNPNKNWNPSTLGGVSQRDPASHLTRRRHSTSLIVLTNQERHVVNTAATARACLDTPRHVPNRSGSKVMDRGRISPASEAVLPLSLEQQQDHFDSNEDSTNMELTKLKNTASNNEILEAMKHPQNGVGFLTQHPSLPSQTFVSADAVQWLNNHIEGGVTVESAINIMNGMIQDKLICHASGDFSKPFILGFYLYHIVQDKENQRAGDYFSPLGDLQSFENEWVEVEIRAPKGWCEPSSPGSFPLMSSPMTIPSCDTTIVDESNVAPFLKDELDISDMADEHGEWQVPSYKHTHLDIDINNRSDRIEWGHLRYQSIYKVDHSYELVVQWVASSGSIVADLIFVWQRKAQMCGIQMVPIPSDLLALPFISKSDPLRGPIFIPLNTECLMANKRHLFEEFREVTYAQRLFLFQETIVQRFGFVPCLIESTENDHQYVHMTGNAFILIPSTTNTRSRPRTATNIVRRNTGQKGYPIHSDQPSPHEAYITRHVSGKNKDDYNKDKRIGFLWSWNHMLSRKWKSSSTLVGDELFQKKLIQDFRHFCSNGDNRLKQFWEHCWEIKEKSCTKTI; encoded by the exons ATGAAGCTGTATAAGTTGATAGTTCATCAAAAGACCTTTAGTGAAGAAGATTTAATAATCAATCCAAAAGATCACCCTAGTATAAAAACTGGAGATGTTGTTGAAATTTATCACCCTGAGGTTGAATTTAGCCGTCTACTCCTTCAAGTCACATCCTTTAAAGAAGATTTACAAGGAAGGGAGACAATTAGCGTGGAAAACAATGTAGCCACAATGTTTCAATTAAGAACATTTGCAGACGTGTATATGAATGTTGTTAATCCAGACGATGTAGCTTTGGATTCCATTGAACTTACCTTCAAAGACCAGTATCTGGGTCGTAGTGAAATGTGGCGTCTGAAAAATAGCTTG GTCAACACTTGTGTATATATGAACAAGAAGATTGAATTCTGTGGAGGCAGTATCAGATGTCAAGTATATGAAATGTGGTCACAGGGTGATAGAGTCGCTTGTGGTGTTATAACTAATGATACTAAG GTTGTGTTTCGTTCTTCGACCAGTATGGTGTATCTTTTTATTCAAATGAGTTCAGAAATGTGGGATTTTGACATTCACGGTGacttatattttgaaaaagcTGTTAATGGGTTTTTAGCTGATTTATTTCAAAAGTGGAAAAAGAATGGCAGTAATCATGAAGTAACGATTGTTCTATTCTCAAGAACATTTTATAATGCTAACAGTCTGGAAGAATTTCCAAATCACATGCGTGAATGTTTACAACATGATTATAGGGGAAGATTTTATGAAGATTTCTACAGGGTGGTAGTTCAAAATGAAAGATTTGAAGATTGGAGTAACGTGTTGGTACAATTACGTAAACTGTTCACAGACtatcaaaaaattgtattagaATATCATCAAAAATCAGGTGTCTCTATACCAAAAGCAGTAAATTCAACAGCTGCACAGGGCAACTTTTTAGAAGTACTGAACATGTCTTTAAATG TGTTTGAGAAACATTATCTGGATCGTAGTTTTGATAGAACTGGTCAGTTATCGGTGGTGATTACACCTGGTGTAGGTGTTTTTGAGGTTGACAGAGAGTTAACGAACGTTACAAAACAAAGAATTATCGATAACGGAGTTGGTAGTGATTTGGTGTGTGTCGGAGAACAACCATTACATGCTGTACCTTTATTAAAG TTTCACAATAAGGATACATCTGTTAATGCGCCTGATGACTATAGCATGCCACACTGGATTAATCTCAGTTTTTattcaacaaataaaaaaattccttATTCAACATTTATACCTCGTATAAAACTTCCTCAGAGGGTGTCAAAACAATCAGCAGAAACTGGAAAATTGCAGTGTAAAAGTAAGCTTCTACAAGAAGATGCAAAGGAATGTTTGCACAATACTTTGTTTGACTATGATGCATACGATGCACAAGTCTTTCAATTGCCTTCAGTCCATACGTCAAG tAGTTTGCAACGAGTTACGACCAGAACTAAAAAGACAAGCGTTGCCAGCATGGAAACACATAATAACGCGCATATACTGAAActtctgaaaagaaaaatgtcaGATCCTGATATACATCACCCACCACCTGAATCTCACTCACCTCCAGCTGCAACAAGAAGCGCAGCAATCTTGATACCTTCTAGAACAGATGACGTAACTAGTAGTGAATCCAATGGAGAAGCCAATG AATCGAGGATATCAGTAAAAAGCGATTTAACCGATTCAGAAATATCGCCGCCATTTAGGCCGGTTGTTGGCAGTGCTGGAAGCCCCACAAATACAATATCTCAACCTACAACTATTAGACCTAGTAGGGCACTTATTAATCCTTTTGATCCATCTCACGTTACAATTAAATTAACTAGTAACAGACGAAGATGGACACATATTTTTCCTAAAG GGCCAACAGGTGTACTTATACAGCAACATCATTATCAAGCTGTGCCAACACAAATGTGTTCAGAACCACAATCCGATGCTACTTCCACTATAAGTGGCTCCCCTATGGAACATAACGACGTCTCTAACTCGAATCAGTTTCAAGATC ACACAAAGAATAAACCGCAGAGATTAAATCTTTTACTATCAAGCACTGATAAAAGTGGGAATCCGATATCCTCTACAGGCAATAAGTCTTTGACATTGTTATGGGGTGCTACTGGTGAACAGGAATGGACACCGGCACTTACAACAG CAATCATAG GTGTTGATTGGAAATCATTGACAATCCCAGCATGTTTGCCAATTACTACAGATTATTTTCCCGATAAAAGAAGTTTACAAAACGACTACGTTGTGTCAGACTATAATCTTTTGCCTGACGACGTTAATACAGATTTTGCTCAACAACGAGCAATATATAAAAAACCTTTGACAACTGCCGAAGTATTTAAGGAGCTTGTATCGCAACGATTAGCACAG ggttttcaattaattattttaccgCAAAATAATCAAAATCAGAGCCATACACCCGGTAGTAATGCTGTCCCTGCAATAAGCTCTGTAATGCGGGGACGGCAAACAGAATCAGAACCGAAGGAGGAATATTTGCTAAGCATTGGGAGAATATTTCACAAAATATCTTTATTCGATAATTGTATAACAGTAACAAGATATCGGCCAAG GCATCCTTACCCTCCGTTCAATATTCATTATCTGTATCGATTTCACGCACCTCATCACGACACGTACGAAGTATCATGGGTATCTTTTACAACAGAGAAGCTTGAAAATTACAATTGGAATTATTTGGATCATTACATCTGTACAAGGGGCCATACTGATTTTGCTTTAGTAGAG GCGCTTAAATACTGGAGATTTCGCGTGTTTTTACTTCCTTTGCACAATTCGGCTACTCGAAAATTTTTAGAGGGATCATCAAGATGTGATATATATACACCTCTCACCACTTCCGAACAAGTGTCTCTCTTGGACGGATTTTTACGGTTCATCGAGCTGTGGCCGAATAAGATACGCCGGCCGAATCCGAACAAAAATTGG AATCCTTCGACTCTAGGTGGTGTTTCCCAGAGAGATCCTGCCTCTCACTTGACCAGACGCAGGCACAGCACGAGCCTGATTGTCCTCACTAACCAG GAGAGGCATGTAGTGAATACCGCTGCGACTGCCCGCGCGTGCCTCGACACTCCTCGCCACGTGCCAAACAG ATCAGGTTCCAAAGTGATGGACAGGGGCCGAATCTCACCTGCCAGCGAAGCTGTGTTACCCCTTTCACTCGAGCAACAGCAAGACCATTTCGATTCTAACGAAGATAG TACAAACATGGAATTGACAAAGTTAAAAAACACCGCGTCAAACAACGAAATTCTAGAAGCAATGAAACACCCACAAAACGGCGTGGGATTCCTCACACAACACCCATCTCTTCCAAGCCAGACATTTGTTAGCGCAGATGCAGTGCAATGGTTAAATAATCACATAGAAGGAGGAGTAACAGTGGAGAGTGCCATCAATATcatgaat GGTATGATACAAGACAAGCTCATATGCCATGCATCTGGAGATTTTTCTAAACCATTCATTCTAGGATTTTATTTGTATCACATAGTACAAGATAAAGAAAATCAAAGAG CTGGCGATTATTTCTCGCCCCTGGGCGATTTGCAAAGCTTCGAAAATGAATGGGTAGAAGTCGAAATAAGGGCACCGAAAGGCTGGTGTGAACCATCTTCGCCAGGATCGTTCCCCCTCATGTCATCTCCAATGACTATACCCAGCTGCGATACTACTATTGTAGACGAATCAAACGTAGCGCCGTTTCTTAAAGATGAGTTAGACATATCCGACATGGCGGATGAGCATGGAGAATGGCAAG TTCCGTCATATAAACATACTCATCTAGATATAGACATAAACAACAGAAGCGATAGAATCGAATGGGGACATCTAAGATATCAATCTATATACAAAGTAGATCATTCTTACGAACTAGTGGTACAATGGGTTGCATCATCTGGTAGTATAGTCGCTGACCTT ATATTTGTGTGGCAACGTAAGGCTCAAATGTGCGGAATTCAAATGGTTCCTATCCCAAGCGATCTACTAGCATTACCGTTCATTTCAAAAAGTGATCCTTTAAGGGGGCCTATTTTTATACCATTAAATACAGAGTGTCTTATGGCAAACAAACGACATCTTTTCGAAG AATTTCGAGAAGTAACTTACGCACAAAgactctttctttttcaagaGACAATTGTACAAAGATTTGGCTTTGTTCCATGCCTAATAGAAAGTACCGAAAACGATCACCAGTACGTTCATATGACCGGCAATGCATTCATACTGATACCATCTACGACAAATACAAGATCACGTCCTCGAACTGCTACCAACATAGTGAGACGAAACACAGGGCAAAAGGGATATCCGATTCATTCTGATCAACCCAGCCCTCATGAAGCTTACATTACGAGACACGTTAGCGGGAAGAATAAAGATGACTACAACAAAGACAAGAGG ATTGGTTTCCTTTGGTCGTGGAATCACATGCTTAGTCGAAAATGGAAATCATCATCCACGTTAGTTGGCGATGAATTGTTTCAAAAAAAGCTCATACAAGATTTTAGACATTTTTGTTCGAATGGGGACAACAGATTGAAACAGTTCTGGGAACATTGCTgggagataaaagaaaaatcgtgCACGAAAACAATCTAA
- the LOC126872289 gene encoding GATOR complex protein Iml1 isoform X7: MKLYKLIVHQKTFSEEDLIINPKDHPSIKTGDVVEIYHPEVEFSRLLLQVTSFKEDLQGRETISVENNVATMFQLRTFADVYMNVVNPDDVALDSIELTFKDQYLGRSEMWRLKNSLVNTCVYMNKKIEFCGGSIRCQVYEMWSQGDRVACGVITNDTKVVFRSSTSMVYLFIQMSSEMWDFDIHGDLYFEKAVNGFLADLFQKWKKNGSNHEVTIVLFSRTFYNANSLEEFPNHMRECLQHDYRGRFYEDFYRVVVQNERFEDWSNVLVQLRKLFTDYQKIVLEYHQKSGVSIPKAVNSTAAQGNFLEVLNMSLNVFEKHYLDRSFDRTGQLSVVITPGVGVFEVDRELTNVTKQRIIDNGVGSDLVCVGEQPLHAVPLLKFHNKDTSVNAPDDYSMPHWINLSFYSTNKKIPYSTFIPRIKLPQRVSKQSAETGKLQCKSKLLQEDAKECLHNTLFDYDAYDAQVFQLPSVHTSSSLQRVTTRTKKTSVASMETHNNAHILKLLKRKMSDPDIHHPPPESHSPPAATRSAAILIPSRTDDVTSSESNGEANESRISVKSDLTDSEISPPFRPVVGSAGSPTNTISQPTTIRPSRALINPFDPSHVTIKLTSNRRRWTHIFPKGPTGVLIQQHHYQAVPTQMCSEPQSDATSTISGSPMEHNDVSNSNQFQDHTKNKPQRLNLLLSSTDKSGNPISSTGNKSLTLLWGATGEQEWTPALTTGVDWKSLTIPACLPITTDYFPDKRSLQNDYVVSDYNLLPDDVNTDFAQQRAIYKKPLTTAEVFKELVSQRLAQGFQLIILPQNNQNQSHTPGSNAVPAISSVMRGRQTESEPKEEYLLSIGRIFHKISLFDNCITVTRYRPRHPYPPFNIHYLYRFHAPHHDTYEVSWVSFTTEKLENYNWNYLDHYICTRGHTDFALVEALKYWRFRVFLLPLHNSATRKFLEGSSRCDIYTPLTTSEQVSLLDGFLRFIELWPNKIRRPNPNKNWNPSTLGGVSQRDPASHLTRRRHSTSLIVLTNQTNLVGSSPFRERLGSNRLPEKPRPRSGSKVMDRGRISPASEAVLPLSLEQQQDHFDSNEDSSTNMELTKLKNTASNNEILEAMKHPQNGVGFLTQHPSLPSQTFVSADAVQWLNNHIEGGVTVESAINIMNGMIQDKLICHASGDFSKPFILGFYLYHIVQDKENQRAGDYFSPLGDLQSFENEWVEVEIRAPKGWCEPSSPGSFPLMSSPMTIPSCDTTIVDESNVAPFLKDELDISDMADEHGEWQVPSYKHTHLDIDINNRSDRIEWGHLRYQSIYKVDHSYELVVQWVASSGSIVADLIFVWQRKAQMCGIQMVPIPSDLLALPFISKSDPLRGPIFIPLNTECLMANKRHLFEEFREVTYAQRLFLFQETIVQRFGFVPCLIESTENDHQYVHMTGNAFILIPSTTNTRSRPRTATNIVRRNTGQKGYPIHSDQPSPHEAYITRHVSGKNKDDYNKDKRIGFLWSWNHMLSRKWKSSSTLVGDELFQKKLIQDFRHFCSNGDNRLKQFWEHCWEIKEKSCTKTI; the protein is encoded by the exons ATGAAGCTGTATAAGTTGATAGTTCATCAAAAGACCTTTAGTGAAGAAGATTTAATAATCAATCCAAAAGATCACCCTAGTATAAAAACTGGAGATGTTGTTGAAATTTATCACCCTGAGGTTGAATTTAGCCGTCTACTCCTTCAAGTCACATCCTTTAAAGAAGATTTACAAGGAAGGGAGACAATTAGCGTGGAAAACAATGTAGCCACAATGTTTCAATTAAGAACATTTGCAGACGTGTATATGAATGTTGTTAATCCAGACGATGTAGCTTTGGATTCCATTGAACTTACCTTCAAAGACCAGTATCTGGGTCGTAGTGAAATGTGGCGTCTGAAAAATAGCTTG GTCAACACTTGTGTATATATGAACAAGAAGATTGAATTCTGTGGAGGCAGTATCAGATGTCAAGTATATGAAATGTGGTCACAGGGTGATAGAGTCGCTTGTGGTGTTATAACTAATGATACTAAG GTTGTGTTTCGTTCTTCGACCAGTATGGTGTATCTTTTTATTCAAATGAGTTCAGAAATGTGGGATTTTGACATTCACGGTGacttatattttgaaaaagcTGTTAATGGGTTTTTAGCTGATTTATTTCAAAAGTGGAAAAAGAATGGCAGTAATCATGAAGTAACGATTGTTCTATTCTCAAGAACATTTTATAATGCTAACAGTCTGGAAGAATTTCCAAATCACATGCGTGAATGTTTACAACATGATTATAGGGGAAGATTTTATGAAGATTTCTACAGGGTGGTAGTTCAAAATGAAAGATTTGAAGATTGGAGTAACGTGTTGGTACAATTACGTAAACTGTTCACAGACtatcaaaaaattgtattagaATATCATCAAAAATCAGGTGTCTCTATACCAAAAGCAGTAAATTCAACAGCTGCACAGGGCAACTTTTTAGAAGTACTGAACATGTCTTTAAATG TGTTTGAGAAACATTATCTGGATCGTAGTTTTGATAGAACTGGTCAGTTATCGGTGGTGATTACACCTGGTGTAGGTGTTTTTGAGGTTGACAGAGAGTTAACGAACGTTACAAAACAAAGAATTATCGATAACGGAGTTGGTAGTGATTTGGTGTGTGTCGGAGAACAACCATTACATGCTGTACCTTTATTAAAG TTTCACAATAAGGATACATCTGTTAATGCGCCTGATGACTATAGCATGCCACACTGGATTAATCTCAGTTTTTattcaacaaataaaaaaattccttATTCAACATTTATACCTCGTATAAAACTTCCTCAGAGGGTGTCAAAACAATCAGCAGAAACTGGAAAATTGCAGTGTAAAAGTAAGCTTCTACAAGAAGATGCAAAGGAATGTTTGCACAATACTTTGTTTGACTATGATGCATACGATGCACAAGTCTTTCAATTGCCTTCAGTCCATACGTCAAG tAGTTTGCAACGAGTTACGACCAGAACTAAAAAGACAAGCGTTGCCAGCATGGAAACACATAATAACGCGCATATACTGAAActtctgaaaagaaaaatgtcaGATCCTGATATACATCACCCACCACCTGAATCTCACTCACCTCCAGCTGCAACAAGAAGCGCAGCAATCTTGATACCTTCTAGAACAGATGACGTAACTAGTAGTGAATCCAATGGAGAAGCCAATG AATCGAGGATATCAGTAAAAAGCGATTTAACCGATTCAGAAATATCGCCGCCATTTAGGCCGGTTGTTGGCAGTGCTGGAAGCCCCACAAATACAATATCTCAACCTACAACTATTAGACCTAGTAGGGCACTTATTAATCCTTTTGATCCATCTCACGTTACAATTAAATTAACTAGTAACAGACGAAGATGGACACATATTTTTCCTAAAG GGCCAACAGGTGTACTTATACAGCAACATCATTATCAAGCTGTGCCAACACAAATGTGTTCAGAACCACAATCCGATGCTACTTCCACTATAAGTGGCTCCCCTATGGAACATAACGACGTCTCTAACTCGAATCAGTTTCAAGATC ACACAAAGAATAAACCGCAGAGATTAAATCTTTTACTATCAAGCACTGATAAAAGTGGGAATCCGATATCCTCTACAGGCAATAAGTCTTTGACATTGTTATGGGGTGCTACTGGTGAACAGGAATGGACACCGGCACTTACAACAG GTGTTGATTGGAAATCATTGACAATCCCAGCATGTTTGCCAATTACTACAGATTATTTTCCCGATAAAAGAAGTTTACAAAACGACTACGTTGTGTCAGACTATAATCTTTTGCCTGACGACGTTAATACAGATTTTGCTCAACAACGAGCAATATATAAAAAACCTTTGACAACTGCCGAAGTATTTAAGGAGCTTGTATCGCAACGATTAGCACAG ggttttcaattaattattttaccgCAAAATAATCAAAATCAGAGCCATACACCCGGTAGTAATGCTGTCCCTGCAATAAGCTCTGTAATGCGGGGACGGCAAACAGAATCAGAACCGAAGGAGGAATATTTGCTAAGCATTGGGAGAATATTTCACAAAATATCTTTATTCGATAATTGTATAACAGTAACAAGATATCGGCCAAG GCATCCTTACCCTCCGTTCAATATTCATTATCTGTATCGATTTCACGCACCTCATCACGACACGTACGAAGTATCATGGGTATCTTTTACAACAGAGAAGCTTGAAAATTACAATTGGAATTATTTGGATCATTACATCTGTACAAGGGGCCATACTGATTTTGCTTTAGTAGAG GCGCTTAAATACTGGAGATTTCGCGTGTTTTTACTTCCTTTGCACAATTCGGCTACTCGAAAATTTTTAGAGGGATCATCAAGATGTGATATATATACACCTCTCACCACTTCCGAACAAGTGTCTCTCTTGGACGGATTTTTACGGTTCATCGAGCTGTGGCCGAATAAGATACGCCGGCCGAATCCGAACAAAAATTGG AATCCTTCGACTCTAGGTGGTGTTTCCCAGAGAGATCCTGCCTCTCACTTGACCAGACGCAGGCACAGCACGAGCCTGATTGTCCTCACTAACCAG ACCAATCTAGTCGGCAGCTCTCCCTTCAGGGAGCGACTCGGAAGCAATCGTCTACCAGAGAAACCGAGACCAAG ATCAGGTTCCAAAGTGATGGACAGGGGCCGAATCTCACCTGCCAGCGAAGCTGTGTTACCCCTTTCACTCGAGCAACAGCAAGACCATTTCGATTCTAACGAAGATAG TAGTACAAACATGGAATTGACAAAGTTAAAAAACACCGCGTCAAACAACGAAATTCTAGAAGCAATGAAACACCCACAAAACGGCGTGGGATTCCTCACACAACACCCATCTCTTCCAAGCCAGACATTTGTTAGCGCAGATGCAGTGCAATGGTTAAATAATCACATAGAAGGAGGAGTAACAGTGGAGAGTGCCATCAATATcatgaat GGTATGATACAAGACAAGCTCATATGCCATGCATCTGGAGATTTTTCTAAACCATTCATTCTAGGATTTTATTTGTATCACATAGTACAAGATAAAGAAAATCAAAGAG CTGGCGATTATTTCTCGCCCCTGGGCGATTTGCAAAGCTTCGAAAATGAATGGGTAGAAGTCGAAATAAGGGCACCGAAAGGCTGGTGTGAACCATCTTCGCCAGGATCGTTCCCCCTCATGTCATCTCCAATGACTATACCCAGCTGCGATACTACTATTGTAGACGAATCAAACGTAGCGCCGTTTCTTAAAGATGAGTTAGACATATCCGACATGGCGGATGAGCATGGAGAATGGCAAG TTCCGTCATATAAACATACTCATCTAGATATAGACATAAACAACAGAAGCGATAGAATCGAATGGGGACATCTAAGATATCAATCTATATACAAAGTAGATCATTCTTACGAACTAGTGGTACAATGGGTTGCATCATCTGGTAGTATAGTCGCTGACCTT ATATTTGTGTGGCAACGTAAGGCTCAAATGTGCGGAATTCAAATGGTTCCTATCCCAAGCGATCTACTAGCATTACCGTTCATTTCAAAAAGTGATCCTTTAAGGGGGCCTATTTTTATACCATTAAATACAGAGTGTCTTATGGCAAACAAACGACATCTTTTCGAAG AATTTCGAGAAGTAACTTACGCACAAAgactctttctttttcaagaGACAATTGTACAAAGATTTGGCTTTGTTCCATGCCTAATAGAAAGTACCGAAAACGATCACCAGTACGTTCATATGACCGGCAATGCATTCATACTGATACCATCTACGACAAATACAAGATCACGTCCTCGAACTGCTACCAACATAGTGAGACGAAACACAGGGCAAAAGGGATATCCGATTCATTCTGATCAACCCAGCCCTCATGAAGCTTACATTACGAGACACGTTAGCGGGAAGAATAAAGATGACTACAACAAAGACAAGAGG ATTGGTTTCCTTTGGTCGTGGAATCACATGCTTAGTCGAAAATGGAAATCATCATCCACGTTAGTTGGCGATGAATTGTTTCAAAAAAAGCTCATACAAGATTTTAGACATTTTTGTTCGAATGGGGACAACAGATTGAAACAGTTCTGGGAACATTGCTgggagataaaagaaaaatcgtgCACGAAAACAATCTAA